Proteins co-encoded in one Oncorhynchus masou masou isolate Uvic2021 chromosome 22, UVic_Omas_1.1, whole genome shotgun sequence genomic window:
- the asb13b gene encoding ankyrin repeat and SOCS box protein 13 isoform X2: MEITRARPSLFGDIAHGLGFWTDRSEVHEAAAQGKALQLQKLIQGGAAVNIVAVDSITPLHEACIQGQTQCVRLLLDAGAHVDARNIDGSTALCDACAAGSLECVKLLIQHGATVNPPLFTFSPLHEACMGGNSDCVQLMIDVGALMEAHDCHFGTPLHVACARQHFDCAKVLLNAGANVNAAKLHETALHHAAKVKNVDLIELLIEFGGNIYARDNLGKKPINYTSQGSPTNICLEFYENTPLSLQQISRIALRTALGRRALDDVSKLGLPNRITCYLSYQPPPDMDLDFDYF, encoded by the exons ATGGAGATTACTCGTGCCAGACCATCGCTGTTTGGAGATATAG CTCATGGCCTGGGGTTCTGGACAGACCGTTCTGAGGTACACGAGGCAGCAGCCCAGGGAAAGGCTCTTCAGCTACAGAAGCTGATCCAGGGAGGGGCAGCAGTTAACATAGTGGCTGTGGACTCCATAACCCCCCTCCACGAGGCCTGCATACAGGGACAAACACAGTGTGTCCGGTTGCTGCTGGACGCTGGTGCTCAC GTGGATGCGCGAAACATTGACGGCAGTACTGCTCTGTGTGATGCCTGCGCTGCGGGCAGCCTGGAGTGTGTGAAACTACTCATACAACATGGGGCTACGGTCAACCCTCCGCTGTtcaccttctcacccctccaCGAGGCCTGCATGGGGG gtaaCTCTGACTGCGTTCAGCTCATGATAGACGTGGGAGCTCTGATGGAGGCCCATGACTGCCACTTCGGGACACCGTTACATGTAGCGTGTGCCAGACAACACTTTGACTGCGCCAAGGTCCTCCTCAATGCAG GGGCGAACGTGAACGCTGCCAAGCTCCACGAGACGGCGCTCCATCACGCAGCCAAAGTAAAGAACGTGGATCTGATCGAGCTGCTGATTGAGTTCGGTGGGAACATATATGCCAGGGACAACCTGGGCAAAAAGCCCATCAACTACACAAGTCAAGGTTCTCCCACCAATATCTGCCTAGAGTTCTATGAAA ATACTCCCCTCAGTCTACAACAGATCAGCAGAATAGCTCTGAGAACAGCACTGGGCAGAAGAGCCCTGGACGACGTGTCCAAACTGGGCTTGCCCAATCGCATCACCTGCTACCTCTCATATCAGCCACCACCAGATATGGACTTGGACTTTGACTACTTCTAA
- the asb13b gene encoding ankyrin repeat and SOCS box protein 13 isoform X1 — MPVHVTNHHIDRQRTSATAHGLGFWTDRSEVHEAAAQGKALQLQKLIQGGAAVNIVAVDSITPLHEACIQGQTQCVRLLLDAGAHVDARNIDGSTALCDACAAGSLECVKLLIQHGATVNPPLFTFSPLHEACMGGNSDCVQLMIDVGALMEAHDCHFGTPLHVACARQHFDCAKVLLNAGANVNAAKLHETALHHAAKVKNVDLIELLIEFGGNIYARDNLGKKPINYTSQGSPTNICLEFYENTPLSLQQISRIALRTALGRRALDDVSKLGLPNRITCYLSYQPPPDMDLDFDYF, encoded by the exons ATGCCTGTGCATGTCACCAACCATCACATAGACAGACAGCGGACGTCAGCAACGG CTCATGGCCTGGGGTTCTGGACAGACCGTTCTGAGGTACACGAGGCAGCAGCCCAGGGAAAGGCTCTTCAGCTACAGAAGCTGATCCAGGGAGGGGCAGCAGTTAACATAGTGGCTGTGGACTCCATAACCCCCCTCCACGAGGCCTGCATACAGGGACAAACACAGTGTGTCCGGTTGCTGCTGGACGCTGGTGCTCAC GTGGATGCGCGAAACATTGACGGCAGTACTGCTCTGTGTGATGCCTGCGCTGCGGGCAGCCTGGAGTGTGTGAAACTACTCATACAACATGGGGCTACGGTCAACCCTCCGCTGTtcaccttctcacccctccaCGAGGCCTGCATGGGGG gtaaCTCTGACTGCGTTCAGCTCATGATAGACGTGGGAGCTCTGATGGAGGCCCATGACTGCCACTTCGGGACACCGTTACATGTAGCGTGTGCCAGACAACACTTTGACTGCGCCAAGGTCCTCCTCAATGCAG GGGCGAACGTGAACGCTGCCAAGCTCCACGAGACGGCGCTCCATCACGCAGCCAAAGTAAAGAACGTGGATCTGATCGAGCTGCTGATTGAGTTCGGTGGGAACATATATGCCAGGGACAACCTGGGCAAAAAGCCCATCAACTACACAAGTCAAGGTTCTCCCACCAATATCTGCCTAGAGTTCTATGAAA ATACTCCCCTCAGTCTACAACAGATCAGCAGAATAGCTCTGAGAACAGCACTGGGCAGAAGAGCCCTGGACGACGTGTCCAAACTGGGCTTGCCCAATCGCATCACCTGCTACCTCTCATATCAGCCACCACCAGATATGGACTTGGACTTTGACTACTTCTAA